Genomic window (Oncorhynchus mykiss isolate Arlee unplaced genomic scaffold, USDA_OmykA_1.1 un_scaffold_731, whole genome shotgun sequence):
gagtgtcctgcatcatgtattattttattggttgtaaattaaatactgtttattttacagtacatgtattttacactgaATCATTGATATATGGTTGAATGTTGGTTGTGGGACATATCTGAAGTACTATGTGTATGTGTTCAATgaatcacactgtgtgtgtgtgtgtgggtgggggggggggggtgcatgttcTATACATTATTCAGGACAACATTACTTTGTTAAGCCTACACCGTGACTATGACTgcataataaactaaactaaatatacTATGTATTTTCTAATCAAATGTGTTAACAGGGCAACACTAAAGAAGACAAAGGCCATCAATTCAATGCAAATATTACTGTATTAAAGGAAATTGTTGTATTAAGCTTGCTTTGAAAACCGTTTGAATGGCTTGGATAAGCCTATGGAGATGGTGGAAAACATCCTGATTAGAAGGGGACGTTTGCGAGGCTTCTCCtgttgagaggtggagggaagacccTCTGGGAGTCCAAATGTGGCAGGATGTGCCACTATGTTGggcgacagaagagagagagagttgacatgcACTTTCATTTAGAAATGATGGTATATTGTATTCTTAGTTTCAACTCATTATTACTTTCACAAATAAATGAGAACCAGAATCTTGTGATTTGGAAACTATAAATAATTTTACATAAGAGATTACTATcgataatatataatgtactgtatatagggtttaatatttttgcaatagcagctttgtacaccaatatctcaaacagTAAATGTCCTGCTGTATGGACTTACACATGATATCTTCAGCAGTAGTCTGGTCTTTGGATTCAGAATGGCGGGATTTCTTATTGGAATCCTTCTTGTTTCCCATCATGAATggctaaaacaaaaacatgtcaaaacaaCTGTCACAGCAGAACAATCTCACGGTAATAACGATCACATCTTACACACCAGCACAACAAGATTTATAAATGGTTTTGGAATTAATGGATGGTTTTACATTTTCTCTAAATAACATTGTTTACTCACATTGACACAATTGTTAACTTAAATAAGTGTGATGTACCTTTAAGTTGAATTTCAGTCTGGCAAGCCTTTGTAGGAAAGACAGCTTCCCTCTGGTAGCCTTCACATCTTCAGCCATGAGAAGAGCTTCTGGCCTGGTGGCTTCGAAAGATGTTCTTGAGGCTGCTCTTGATGCCTCGTTACAACTGTGGAGAAGCTCCTTGCTCAATGACTTCACAAGAATCCTATTGAAAGTGgagtcctgagtcgacacggccagttggagtattttctctgagccaaactccttcaacagatgtttgtagacggtgctgtatactttgtgactcttcaggttcttgggataagcttgggtctcagagcagcctgaccatgcacagaaggcagctataacttttggaatcaggtcttgtgacgtgcgtgtgacgtcagttgggtacagatcagtttgggtttggatttttgacagaagtctcaccactaacatgctgatgaggccgGTGAAGTCATCATCACCGACTAAGTTGTCAGTGGATGGGGTTGAAAGCGAAGCAACATCCGGGCTGGTTGAATTCTGATCACAAACAATGCTCTGAGGTACACCGAAACAACTGATGGTATCCCTTTCCTCAGCATCTATGTTGGCCTCAAAGCCTcgtgcagcattggaggtcccacttgttgtcatgctgatggcggagaaagatggcagagggtaggacttaccactcagtagactgcctatatcagttacagttccggttggagatgaccctctgctttgtgcatcagaaaccacagagtccatgacctggcttaccattactttggtaaacaggctgactgtgtcactaaatgctgatgtagaaaaagaacatgaaatcctatcttcagatacgctagccggcacactaactccctgagccaaactcattgaagctgtagagggcacaaggctaggaagcaagaggcgcttcacagactcctctgcaaaaagctgaaccagcttgtaagctgtgggcttccccaccgtcttgtcattcctcttcagctcagtaaggactgtat
Coding sequences:
- the LOC110517326 gene encoding uncharacterized protein LOC110517326 → MTTSGTSNAARGFEANIDAEERDTISCFGVPQSIVCDQNSTSPDVASLSTPSTDNLVGDDDFTGLISMLVVRLLSKIQTQTDLYPTDVTRTSQDLIPKVIAAFCAWSGCSETQAYPKNLKSHKVYSTVYKHLLKEFGSEKILQLAVSTQDSTFNRILVKSLSKELLHSCNEASRAASRTSFEATRPEALLMAEDVKATRGKLSFLQRLARLKFNLKPFMMGNKKDSNKKSRHSESKDQTTAEDIMLAHPATFGLPEGLPSTSQQEKPRKRPLLIRMFSTISIGLSKPFKRFSKQA